In Aegilops tauschii subsp. strangulata cultivar AL8/78 chromosome 3, Aet v6.0, whole genome shotgun sequence, one genomic interval encodes:
- the LOC109785408 gene encoding germin-like protein 8-11, whose product MASSSYFLVIALLALASWQTMASDPSPLQDFCVAENSSHVLVNGFVCKDPKDVKAEDFFLAAKLDMPRDTNTNKVGSNVTLINVMRLPGLNTLGISLARIDYAPLGENPPHAHPRATEILTVLEGTLYAGFVTSNPDNKFLSKVLNKGDVFVFPEGLIHFQFNPNPYKPAVAIAALSSQNPGAITIANAVFGSKPAISDDVLAKAFQVEKNTVDWLQAQFWADNHN is encoded by the exons ATGGCCTCCTCTTCCTATTTCCTTGTCATCGCCCTTCTTGCATTGGCCTCATGGCAGACCATGGCTTCTGATCCGAGCCCTCTCCAGGACTTCTGCGTCGCCGAGAACAGCTCACATG TTCTAGTTAATGGATTTGTCTGTAAAGACCCAAAGGATGTGAAGGCCGAAGACTTCTTCTTGGCGGCCAAACTAGACATGCCGAGAGACACGAACACGAACAAGGTTGGGTCTAATGTCACTTTGATCAATGTAATGCGGCTTCCTGGCCTCAACACATTGGGCATCTCCCTGGCGCGCATCGACTATGCACCTCTAGGCGAGAACCCACCACACGCTCACCCACGTGCCACTGAGATCCTCACCGTTCTTGAAGGGACACTTTATGCCGGCTTTGTCACATCCAACCCGGACAACAAGTTCTTGTCAAAGGTGCTCAACAAGGGTGATGTGTTTGTATTCCCGGAAGGTCTCATCCACTTCCAATTCAACCCCAACCCCTACAAACCGGCGGTGGCAATTGCCGCACTTAGCAGCCAGAACCCTGGGGCAATCACCATTGCAAACGCTGTGTTTGGGTCTAAACCAGCAATCTCAGATGATGTTCTCGCCAAGGCCTTCCAGGTGGAGAAGAATACTGTGGACTGGCTTCAAGCTCAATTTTGGGCTGACAACCATAACTAA